One Fusarium musae strain F31 chromosome 6, whole genome shotgun sequence DNA segment encodes these proteins:
- a CDS encoding hypothetical protein (EggNog:ENOG41): MFSFQIDICDPSKRFGREVPKRARQLPLLAYSILAFSSRHQVMITGIDDEKSEEYHSHALRILIPILDDPMSSLDENLLAAAVLLRLYEEMCDVDIGTHLIGCARLWNNIPDFIAEGGLSEAASWILLRQNLHISLIKGEPMQVDLNKYRRSRSFIETTDEDFANRIILICCQVLETFFGPGAQPDYEAWVHLGKEVALWHDSIPAHYHPYHSDMEGGSAGVKSAFPVVWMMNPARGECIEYLLSEENNLCFGSYGIPALLSSSHPAAYL, encoded by the exons ATGTTCAGTTTCCAGATTGATATCTGCGATCCTTCGAAGCGCTTTGGCCGTGAAGTGCCGAAGAGGGCTCGCCAACTTCCCCTGCTGGCATACTCCATCCTAGCTTTCTCATCACGTCATCAGGTCATGATCACTGGTATTGACGACGAAAAAAGTGAAGAATATCATAGTCATGCTCTGCGTATTTTGATCCCCATTCTCGATGACCCGATGTCATCGTTGGATGAAAACCTTCTAGCAGCAGCAGTCCTTCTGAGGCTGTACGAGGAGATGTGTG ATGTCGATATTGGAACTCATCTCATTGGATGCGCACGACTGTGGAATAACATCCCCGACTTCATAGCTGAAGGCGGTTTGAGTGAAGCAGCGAGCTGGATTCTCCTCCGACAGAACCTGCACATCTCGCTCATCAAAGGCGAGCCCATGCAAGTAGACCTGAACAAATACAGGCGTTCGAGGTCATTTATAGAGACGACTGATGAGGACTTTGCGAATCGCATTATTCTTATCTGCTGCCAGGTATTAGAGACTTTTTTTGGCCCAGGTGCACAGCCTGATTATGAAGCGTGGGTGCATCTTGGGAAAGAGGTTGCGCTATGGCATGATTCGATACCTGCGCATTATCATCCTTATCACTCTGACATGGAGGGTGGTTCTGCTGGTGTCAAGTCGGCGTTTCCTGTAGTATGGATGATGAATCCTGCTCGGGGTGAGTGCATTGAATACCTGCTATCTGAGGAAAATAACTTATGCTTTGGCAGTTATGGGATACCAGCACTATTGTCTAGCTCGCATCCTGCTGCATATCTCTGA
- a CDS encoding hypothetical protein (EggNog:ENOG41), with protein MHLLHFLLFMLNLARATPVALKDSSPNSFLNSEDDSVRVADNPDFFDLGNGNTETLKRHNKRTGPPYLLEYTKWKITLERQKGDDRDFKRPGWLIGFREPSVHWGVPEGHGRPWEFVIAPGEHGPETVRNVWDGDMFYTTNSYFDLFINGKKPQPTRRTYTEYTDCSAWERQGYKFEIIRTENDKLARENRAAWSLHIFTINHQLIASAKSLPKTTRGWAVIGKGSFDNLKFNTQQSLPELPDNEVLVQFHAASPNFRDIMIAQVNKHSQDQPD; from the exons ATGCATCTTCTCCATTTTCTCTTGTTTATGTTGAACTTGGCCAGGGCTACTCCTGTAGCTCTTAAGGACTCTTCGCCCAACAGCTTTCTTAACTCCGAAGACGACTCTGTCCGTGTTGCTGATAACCCTGATTTCTTCGACTTAGGTAATGGGAACACAGAGACTCTAAAGAGACACAATAAGCGCACGGGCCCACCTTACCTCCTTGAGTACACGAAATGGAAGATCACTTTGGAACGACAAAAAGGGGACGATCGAGACTTCAAGAGGCCGGGCTGGCTTATCGGGTTTCGGGAGCCTTCTGTTCACTGGGGAGTCCCAGAGGGCCACGGTAGACCTTGGGAATTCGTTATTGCGCCAGGAGAACATGGACCAGAGACAGTAAGGAACGTTTGGGATGGAGACATGTTTTACACTACCAACTCGTACTTTGATCTTTTCATCAACGGAAAGAAACCTCAGCCGACTCGCCGCACATACACCGAATATACCGATTGTAGTGCTTGGGAGAGGCAAGGATACAAGTTCGAAATCATCAGAACCGAGAACGATAAATTGGCTCGTGAAAACAGAGCCGCCTGG TCTCTTCACATATTTACAATCAACCACCAACTTATTGCATCTGCGAAGTCTTTGCCGAAAACTACAAGAGGCTGGGCTGTCATAGGCAAGGGCAGCTTCGATAACCTCAAGTTTAACACCCAACAGTCTCTTCCCGAGCTCCCCGACAATGAAGTGCTGGTCCAGTTCCATGCAGCTTCTCCCAACTTCCGCGACATCATGATTGCCCAGGTAAACAAGCACTCCCAGGATCAACCCGACTAA
- a CDS encoding hypothetical protein (EggNog:ENOG41) codes for MPRNLNYLEAATLPCSTLTAWNALHGLRAVLPGDWVLTQGAGGVSISTLQFAKAVGSRVVATTSSPAKAQRLRDLGADHVINYKTIPNWGEEAKRLTKRGVDHVLKVVGAHTIAQTLNAVKINGLITIIGWIGGPGETGPSFGQNLSSMAIIREIVVGSQDQFEAMAPLSPLFIYLVINSIKARAIEASDIKPVLDEQLFKLEGLKE; via the exons ATGCCCAGGAACCTCAACTACCTGGAGGCTGCAACGCTGCCTTGCAGTACTCTCACGGCGTGGAATGCTCTCCACGGTCTCAGGGCAGTCCTTCCCGGCGACTGGGTCTTGACACAAGGCGCTGGTGGTGTCAGCATCTCTACTTTGCAGTTCGCAAAGGCTGTGGGTTCCCGAGTCGTTGCCACGACATCCTCTCCTGCCAAGGCTCAGAGGCTGAGAGACCTAGGAGCCGACCACGTCATCAACTACAAGACCATTCCGAACTGGGgagaggaagccaagaggCTCACTAAAAGGGGTGTTGACCATGTCCTCAAGGTTGTCGGCGCGCACACTATCGCACAAACCCTCAATGCTGTTAAAATCAAtggcctcatcaccatcatcggcTGGATTGGTGGACCGGGAGAAACCGGACCGAGCTTCGGACAAAATCTGTCCAGCATGGCTATCATCAGGGAAATCGTCGTCGGGAGCCAAGATCAATTCGAAGCAATGGCAC CCCTTTCACCTCTTTTCATTTACCTGGTTATTAACTCCATTAAGGCTCGCGCAATTGAAGCTTCCGACATCAAACCCGTTCTCGACGAACAGCTCTTCAAGCTCGAGGGGCTCAAGGAGTAA
- a CDS encoding hypothetical protein (EggNog:ENOG41~CAZy:GH5) — protein sequence MTTGILKTDYDRIVDAHGDAVLLRGTALGGWMLMENFMNGFPGREHQIRAALLKVLGQEKHDFFFDKFLEYFFGEKDAEFLASLNFNCLRLCLNYRHFEDDMNPFVIKEEGFKHVDRVINLCAKYGIYTILDLHALPGGQNQDWHCDNPTGYAAFWDHKHFQDRAINLWEHIARRYKGNPWVAGYNPMNEPADVEWTRLLAFYDRIVPAIRNIDPDHILFLEGNTFSMDFTGFDRVWDNSVYAIHDYCGFGFPNRIGRFQGTKEQESYIRRMYDRKVEFMKKHNVPIWNGEFGPIYERKEYNPDWEVQNQERYNMLNRQMAIYTSESIAWSIWAYKDVNVMGMTHVSPDSAWLKLLGPIIKKKRDLAVDSWAYDDAHLQDGLFGPLHQWFEDNVPTQYSKKYPWQWRMHMHVFRGIRGITMAEYMIPEWADYFKGKSFEELDELAASWKYENCMQREQLNELLKTYAPMKAGDKRLEGKVIESEGTASDVASKEASVSGVGIFELSPEEKLKAELKKQQQPQAQPIPVAA from the exons ATGACTACCGGAATCCTAAAGACAGACTACGATCGCATCGTTGACGCACACGGCGATGCAGTACTCTTGCGCGGT ACTGCCCTCGGCGGGTGGATGCTCATGGAGAACTTCATGAACGGCTTCCCCGGACGAGAACACCAGATCCGAGCCGCGCTCCTCAAGGTGCTAGGCCAAGAGAAAcacgacttcttcttcgacaaaTTCCTCGAATATTTCTTCGGTGAAAAGGATGCTGAATTCCTTGCTTCGCTAAACTTCAATTGTCTGCGACTATGTCTTAATTATAGACACTTTGAAGATGACATGAACCCTTTCGTTATCAAGGAAGAGGGTTTCAAGCATGTTGATCGAGTCATCAATCTT TGCGCCAAATATGGCATCTATACCATCCTCGATCTTCACGCCCTACCGGGTGGACAGAACCAGGATTGGCACTGTGACAACCCGACCGGATATGCCGCCTTCTGGGACCACAAACACTTCCAGGACAGAGCGATCAACCTTTGGGAACATATTGCTCGGAGATATAAGGGAAATCCATGGGTTGCTGGATATAATCCCATGAACGAGCCTGCTGATGTTGAGTGGACCCGCCTATTGGCTTTCTACGACCGTATCGTGCCGGCGATTAGGAATATTGACCCCGACcatatcttgttcttggaagGCAACAC TTTCAGCATGGACTTTACAGGCTTCGACCGGGTATGGGACAACTCGGTGTACGCCATCCATGACTATTGCGGCTTTGGGTTCCCGAACCGAATCGGTAGGTTCCAAGGTACAAAAGAGCAGGAGAGCTACATTCGCAGAATGTACGATCGCAAGGTAGAGTTCATGAAGAAGCATAACGTGCCAATCTGGAATG GTGAATTCGGTCCCATCTACGAACGAAAGGAGTACAACCCAGATTGGGAAGTCCAGAACCAAGAACGATACAATATGCTAAACCGACAGATGGCTATCTACACTTCGGAGAGCATTG CGTGGTCCATCTGGGCCTACAAAGACGTCAACGTCATGGGCATGACCCATGTCTCCCCAGACTCCGCCTGGCTCAAACTCCTCGGAcccatcatcaagaaaaAACGCGATCTTGCCGTCGACTCATGGGCCTACGACGACGCACATCTCCAAGATGGCCTCTTCGGCCCACTACACCAATGGTTCGAAGATAATGTCCCAACACAATACTCCAAGAAGTATCCCTGGCAATGGCGCATGCACATGCACGTCTTCCGCGGTATCCGAGGTATCACCATGGCTGAGTATATGATCCCCGAGTGGGCTGATTACTTTAAGGGCAAGAGCTTTGAGGAACTGGATGAGCTTGCTGCGAGCTGGAAGTATGAGAATTGCATGCAGAGGGAGCAGTTGAATGAGCTTCTGAAGACATATGCGCCCATGAAGGCTGGTGATAAGAGGCTGGAAGGAAAGGTTATTGAGTCAGAAGGTACTGCTAGTGATGTGGCCTCGAAGGAGGCTTCTGTCTCGGGTGTTGGTATCTTTGAGTTGTCGCcggaggagaagctgaaagctgagctcaagaagcaacaacaaccacaaGCTCAGCCTATACCTGTCGCAGCATAG
- a CDS encoding hypothetical protein (EggNog:ENOG41) has translation MSYNQFPNRRRVIQACVNCRMRKTRCDAAQPRCGLCSSQNVDCVYRDAKQPKIDYNTQVLLERMQLLEDRILSSNSASQNQRAPPEASPTSHHDPQNDSTAEGREPVFEVQIPLSHTANANHVFSWSLVQTLLAETSTDLEELPSYADATEVFFQHQQSSKHPSTTSQPPSSWKLYDSSHCRSSLYDGIARLRDLIHLYFRKVNIFFPLLLKSDILKIFDMVTAREFYGENDTPMVDMPRYGLLLVVLCLALLSSGGQSDICLEDNHKPFSNSSKDPEDQLRSELWCKARLILGYVSTDMSLEAAQASMLAGIYMGASGAVAEAFHWAHATAVKCETMARLQAKNESISDGFRRLYWISFIYECDFISEISIVSPSGIARYEDKIPYPAFNAESHPISPSVPESSEASAIRSQEELVAFQITTNSAIRRFLNTVNTVVYDDKEQFRTRRSNYASWLLRISEDLWSHHSAIYRNLPEFLLSNPSQDVPMTGDDDTNSPASLQSPTARIQGIPVGNNSWNILRLKGRYYAGQYIIHRPFIEFIVLNINNFESHPCKEAVLKRSKSCLDGCSGFIKVFDVQTDLLPQDVEGAIQAGKRNLARFGQSVAEFSWHIEILERIDVARRNRIARQTE, from the exons ATGTCATACAATCAATTTCCCAACCGGAGACGAGTGATACAAGCATGCGTAAACTGCCGTATGCGCAAGACTCGCTGTGACGCTGCTCAGCCAAGATGCGGCCTCTGCTCTTCACAGAACGTCGATTGCGTCTACCGAGATGCGAAACAACCCAAGATTGACTATAACACTCAAGTCCTGCTGGAGCGTATGCAGCTTCTCGAGGATCGTATCCTGTCGTCAAACTCGGCGTCTCAGAATCAAAGAGCTCCACCCGAAGCGTCGCCTACGAGCCATCACGATCCACAGAATGACTCAACTGCTGAGGGACGAGAGCCTGTGTTTGAAGTTCAGATACCGTTGTCGCATACGGCCAACGCCAATCACGTTTTCTCATGGAGCTTGGTTCAGACGCTTCTGGCAGAGACCAGCACAGATCTTGAGGAACTGCCGAGCTATGCAGATGCAACTGAAGTCTTTTTTCAGCATCAGCAAAGCAGCAAACATCCCTCAACAACGTCACAGCCCCCTTCCTCGTGGAAGCTCTACGACAGCTCGCACTGCAGATCGTCTCTTTATGATGGTATAGCACGGCTACGCGACTTGATTCACCTCTACTTTAGAAAAGTCAACATTTTCTTCCCTCTGCTACTGAAGAGCGAcattctcaagatcttcgatATGGTAACAGCTAGGGAGTTTTATGGAGAGAATGACACACCGATGGTTGATATGCCGCGATATGGCCTGCTTCTTGTGGTTCTTTGCCTGGCATTGTTGAGTTCGGGTGGACAGTCTGACATATGCCTCGAAGATAACCATAAACCATTCTCAAACAGCTCGAAAGACCCGGAGGATCAGCTGAGAAGTGAATTATGGTGCAAGGCAAGATTGATACTGGGCTACGTCTCAACTGACATGTCATTGGAGGCTGCTCAGGCCAGTATGCTCGCAGG CATCTACATGGGAGCATCAGGTGCGGTAGCAGAAGCTTTCCACTGGGCGCACGCGACGGCCGTCAAGTGCGAGACCATGGCCCGATTGCAAGCCAAGAACGAAAGTATCTCTGATGGCTTCCGTCGGCTGTACTGGATATCCTTCATATACGAATGTGATTTCATATCTGAGATATCAATCGTGTCACCATCTGGTATAGCGAGATATGAAGACAAAATCCCATACCCAGCCTTTAATGCCGAAAGCCACCCTATCTCACCCTCCGTGCCAGAGTCGTCAGAAGCCAGCGCAATAAGAAGTCAGGAAGAGCTCGTCGCGTTTCAGATAACTACGAACTCAGCCATCAGACGTTTTCTGAACACTGTCAATACCGTTGTCTACGATGACAAGGAGCAGTTTCGGACAAGACGATCAAACTATGCATCTTGGCTACTCAGAATATCCGAGGATCTCTGGTCTCATCACTCGGCCATATACCGCAACCTTCCTGAATTTCTCCTTAGCAACCCGTCTCAAGACGTCCCTATGACAGGCGATGATGATACGAACTCTCCTGCAAGTCTCCAATCGCCAACAGCGCGAATTCAGGGCATCCCAGTTGGCAATAACTCATGGAATATTTTGAGACTCAAGGGGAGATACTATGCAGGCCAATACATTATTCACAGGCCTTTCATCGAATTCAtcgttctcaacatcaacaacttcgAGTCTCATCCTTGCAAAGAGGCAGTTTTGAAACGATCCAAGTCATGTTTGGATGGATGCTCCGGGTTCATCAAGGTGTTTGATGTTCAGACG GATCTACTACCCCAGGATGTGGAGGGTGCAATTCAGGCTGGAAAGAGGAATCTAGCTCGATTCGGCCAGAGCGTAGCAGAGTTTTCATGGCATATCGAGATACTAGAGAGGATTGATGTGGCCCGAAGGAATAGAATAGCAAGACAGACGGAATGA
- a CDS encoding hypothetical protein (EggNog:ENOG41), whose translation MPELRTISKIFTALEQSEGAGARVRRSIGSRQQRNFSPFLMLDYMKGGNGAGFPDHPHRGQETVTYILKGAIEHEDFAGNKGILNAGDLQFMTAGRGIMHSEQPVEGSDGGDSMGLQLWVDLPKHLKMCEPRYRDLRASEIPSVHLDDGKVLVKVISGKVGDVDSVKDLSYTPVWYLDVEIHPGGTLVQTLPKDWNAFSYIFEGSADFASDTGVLTRVDQHGTVLYKPGGDVVSIQVPESQDTSARLLIIAGQILDQPIVQHGPFVSTSADGIRQAFEDFYEGKNGFERAKGWQSDNTKRRMSI comes from the coding sequence ATGCCGGAATTAAGAACAATCAGTAAAATCTTTACAGCCCTCGAACAGTCCGAAGGCGCTGGAGCTAGAGTACGACGCTCCATTGGCAGCCGACAACAGCGCAACTTCTCGCCATTCCTCATGCTTGACTACATGAAGGGCGGCAATGGTGCAGGGTTCCCCGATCATCCACACCGAGGACAAGAAACAGTGACCTACATCCTCAAGGGCGCTATCGAGCATGAGGATTTTGCTGGAAACAAGGGCATTTTGAATGCTGGAGACTTGCAGTTTATGACTGCGGGCAGAGGCATTATGCATTCCGAACAGCCCGTCGAGGGCTCTGATGGAGGCGATAGTATGGGCCTACAGCTGTGGGTCGACCTCCCAAAACATCTCAAGATGTGTGAGCCCAGATATCGCGATTTGAGAGCCAGCGAGATCCCGAGCGTGCATTTAGACGATGGCAAGGTTCTGGTCAAGGTTATATCAGGCAAGGTCGGCGACGTCGATAGTGTCAAAGACTTGTCATATACCCCTGTGTGGTATTTAGATGTTGAGATTCACCCAGGTGGCACGCTGGTCCAAACACTACCTAAGGATTGGAACGCATTCTCCTATATCTTTGAGGGTTCTGCCGATTTCGCATCTGACACCGGAGTCTTGACAAGGGTGGATCAACATGGCACGGTGCTATACAAACCAGGAGGAGATGTCGTTTCTATCCAGGTTCCTGAGAGCCAAGATACCAGCGCTCGCCTTCTCATTATCGCCGGCCAGATCCTCGACCAGCCAATCGTTCAGCATGGACCATTTGTATCAACTAGTGCTGATGGTATTCGTCAGGCTTTCGAAGATTTCTACGAGGGTAAGAATGGATTTGAGAGAGCAAAGGGATGGCAGAGTGACAACACCAAGCGCAGAATGAGTATATAG
- a CDS encoding hypothetical protein (MEROPS:MER0000344), whose amino-acid sequence MTDRSWITALPRRCLRASRKILCPIQRPATSDTIARRPEVTRESESQPNNPWNLERISPGYATNDGSPLCHDDETEESGAYVYVIDSGINFFHDEFSGRALHGENFVPESPDYDEVGHGTHMAGIIGGTTYGVAKNCTMISVKVVDKRGKGKPKWLRQAIEWATNDAIAKGVAEKSVINISLGWKYSATTNHAVKKATNADITVVVSAGNHSKPASTYSPASASTAITVAASGPDNRRAPFSNYGLCVNIFAPGTRVPTVPSSVDNGPQYSSGTSPAAAHVSGLAAHFISSENLRGFKAVRKRIMRASLNGVIKDRRWSRNRLAFDGVSRD is encoded by the exons ATGACCGACAGATCTTGGATTACAGCACTGCCACGGAGATG TCTACGGGCATCGCGAAAGATACTATGTCCAATACAGCGACCCGCTACCTCAGACACGATCGCTCGTCGCCCTGAAGTAACGCGTGAATCCGAATCACAGCCGAACAACCCATGGAATCTCGAACGAATATCCCCAGGCTATGCCACAAATGATGGTTCACCCCTATGCCACGATGATGAAACCGAGGAATCTGGCGCATATGTATACGTTATTGATTCTGGCATAAATTTCTTTCATGATGAATTCTCTGGCCGAGCTCTACACGGAGAAAACTTCGTCCCAGAATCACCAGACTACGATGAAGTTGGGCATGGTACTCATATGGCAGGAATTATCGGAGGGACTACGTATGGCGTGGCTAAGAATTGCACCATGATTTCCGTCAAGGTGGTGGATAAAAGGGGTAAAGGCAAACCAAAGTGGCTCCGCCAGGCCATTGAATGGGCTACCAATGACGCTATCGCGAAGGGTGTCGCGGAAAAGAGCGTCATCAACATATCTCTCGGCTGGAAGTACAGTGCCACGACTAACCACGCTGTGAAGAAAGCTACGAACGCTGATATCACGGTAGTTGTTTCAGCGGGTAATCATAGTAAGCCCGCTTCCACCTATTCCCCTGCCTCAGCCAGTACTGCCATCACAGTCGCTGCGAGTGGCCCCGATAACCGCCGTGCTCCGTTCTCCAACTACGGCCTTTGCGTTAATATATTCGCTCCGGGCACTCGTGTCCCTACTGTTCCGAGCTCAGTCGACAATGGACCTCAGTATAGTTCTGGCACGAGTCCGGCAGCAGCACACGTATCGGGTCTAGCTGCGCATTTCATTTCCAGCGAGAACTTGAGGGGTTTCAAGGCTGTGAGGAAGCGGATTATGCGTGCGAGTTTGAACGGGGTGATAAAAGATAGGCGTTGGAGCAGGAACCGTCTTGCATTTGACGGTGTGTCAAGGGATTGA
- a CDS encoding hypothetical protein (EggNog:ENOG41) has protein sequence MNFYPAPPVIKAEIYLRIPDDKRCLGQESEWRGGFAGSFQHIFLEGPVVDSAGNLYVVDIPYGRILKIDSEKNVTVACTWDGEPNGLVGTADGDLLVADYKQGILSFDPETGKIGPKLTRKNLERFKGPNDLIVDAKGNLYFTDQGQTGMTDPTGRVYRLSPDGRLDTLLDNGPSPNGLVLSRDERFLYVAMTRANQVWRLPLHADGTTSKVGVFFQSFGNAGPDGLALDEEGNLFICHPSLGSIFVVDTHGIPKARILGGEYSEGGVALSGSGACAVAETK, from the exons ATGAACTTTTATCCAGCACCTCCCGTGATTAAAGCAGAGATTTACCTGCGCATCCCAGACGACAAGCGCTGCCTGGGCCAAGAGTCAGAATGGCGCGGGGGCTTTGCGGGGTCATTCCAGCACATTTTCCTCGAGGGACCAGTTGTCGATAGCGCTGGGAATCTCTATGTCGTGGACATTCCGTACGGTCGCATTCTCAAGATTGATAGCGAGAAGAATGTTACGGTTGCGTGCACTTGGGATGGCGAGCCGAATGGGCTGGTTGGGACTGCTGATGGGGATTTGTTGGTGGCGGATTACAAGCAG GGTATACTGTCATTTGATCCAGAAACAGGAAAGATTGGTCCAAagttgacgaggaagaacctCGAGCGATTCAAGGGACCAAATGACTTGATTGTTGACGCCAAAGGCAATCTTTACTTCACAGACCAAGGGCAAACCGGCATGACAGACCCAACAGGTCGTGTGTATCGCTTATCACCAGACGGAAGACTCGACACACTCCTTGACAACGGCCCTTCACCCAACGGTCTCGTCCTCTCACGCGACGAGCGCTTCCTCTACGTCGCCATGACACGGGCAAACCAAGTCTGGCGCCTACCCCTACACGCAGACGGCACAACCTCCAAAGTCGGCGTGTTCTTCCAGTCTTTCGGCAACGCGGGTCCTGATGGCCTTGCACTTGACGAGGAGGGCAATTTGTTCATTTGTCATCCAAGTCTTGGTTCGATCTTTGTGGTGGATACACATGGAATACCCAAGGCTCGGATT CTTGGAGGGGAATATTCAGAAGGTGGAGTGGCATTGTCGGGGAGCGGTGCCTGCGCCGTTGCTGAAACAAAGTAG
- a CDS encoding hypothetical protein (EggNog:ENOG41) yields MARPNMIKATRRAIKDSPKEIFNWYLLMCTCIWSFSGVAKGFDEGNIASLVIMEVFKERFGIDDQTDHQYANTKGWIVAIATAGAVFGCLGCVWLTQRLGRTRTFQFFTVVYMAGIFGQTFSSGNLGALYATRVIAGIGIGATTVLPSVYIAEISPQPIRGLLTLQYTCCQQLGVVFGFFFNYGVTKYHAGTNLQWQLPTALQLIPALIWGVGTFFTPETPRFLLSQNKRTEALATLSRFRGLPEDHPHVQSEFQGIESQLNHEIEIVSGANTWDLIKETFTDLSNRRRFVLMFACHVFGQWSGANAITQYSPTIFGYLGIEGTEARFLATGCYAILKFVSVLIFSVFVIDFIGRRRSLMTGITMQIFTLAFVGAYLKVTNGWTPEKIEASSSAMAASRAAIAAIYIHAIAWSIGWFSIPYLVSAEVFPLRIRSINVSILMAVHWAMYFGCSRAMPSLLAATQRYGAFMFFLSICTISLVYVYFAMPETSGRSLESMDKLFERPWYTVHKIAYPTADDLKPAAREILEPEMKDQESVVSKHVENRY; encoded by the exons ATGGCGAGACCAAACATGATCAAGGCCACAAGACGGGCCATCAAAGATAGTCCCAAGGAGATCTTCAACTGGTATCTCCTCATGTGCACCTGCATCTGGAGTTTCTCTGGTGTCGCCAAGGGTTTCGATGAAG GAAACATCGCCtccctcgtcatcatggagGTTTTCAAAGAGCGCTTCGGAATCGACGACCAGACTGATCATCAATATGCAAACACAAAAGGCTGGATCGTGGCTATCGCTACGGCTGGTGCAGTCTTTGGATGTTTGGGTTGTGTTTGGCTCACTCAGCGACTTGGCCGAACGCGTACCTTTCAGTTTTTCACTGTTGTTTACATGGCTGGTATCTTTGGTCAGACGTTTAGTAGTGGGAATCTTGGTGCTCTTTATGCCACCCGTGTCATTGCTGGTATTGGTATTGGCGCGACGACTGTTTTGCCTTCGGTCTACATCGCAGAG ATTTCGCCCCAACCTATCCGCGGTCTCTTGACCCTCCAATACACCTGCTGCCAGCAACTCGGCGTCGTCTTCGGCTTTTTCTTCAACTACGGCGTCACCAAATACCACGCCGGCACAAACCTCCAATGGCAGCTCCCAACCGCACTTCAGCTCATCCCCGCTCTCATCTGGGGTGTCGGCACGTTCTTCACTCCCGAGACTCCCCGCTTCTTGCTCAGCCAGAACAAGAGAACAGAGGCACTTGCTACGCTTTCTCGGTTCCGAGGACTTCCAGAGGATCATCCTCATGTGCAATCTGAGTTTCAGGGTATTGAGAGCCAGTTGAACCATGAGATTGAGATCGTTTCTGGCGCCAATACTTGGGACTTGATCAAGGAGACATTCACGGATCTGTCTAACCGACGACGATTTGTTCTCATGTTTGCTTGCCATGTCTTTGGACAGTGGTCCGGTGCCAATGCCATCACTCAGTACAGCCCTACCATCTTTGGATATCTTGGCATTGAGGGCACAGAAGCTCGTTTCTTGGCTACTGGTTGCTACGCCATCTTGAAGTTTGTGTCGGTCCTCATTTTCTCCGTGTTTGTCATCGACTTCATCGGCCGACGTCGATCTCTCATGACTGGAATCACCATGCAGATCTTTACTCTAGCTTTTGTTGGAGCTTACCTCAAGGTCACCAATGGCTGGACTCCCGAGAAGATTGAGGCAAGCTCGTCTGCCATGGCAGCTAGTCGCGCAGCTATTGCAGCCATCTACATCCATGCCATCGCTTGGTCCATCGGCTGGTTCTCCATTCCCTACCTCGTCTCAGCCGAAGTCTTTCCTCTCAGAATTCGTTCCATCAACGTTTCCATCCTCATGGCTGTTCACTGGGCCATGTACTTTGGCTGCTCACGTGCCATGCCTTCTCTCTTGGCAGCGACTCAGCGTTATGGTGCTTTCATGTTCTTCCTTAGCATTTGCACTATTTCTCTTGTTTATGTTTACTTTGCGATGCCTGAGACCTCTGGTCGATCTTTGGAGAGCATGGATAAGTTGTTTGAGAGACCCTGGTACACGGTGCACAAGATTGCCTACCCTACTGCTGATGACTTGAAGCCTGCGGCTCGCGAGATCCTGGAACCTGAGATGAAAGATCAAGAGTCTGTGGTCTCAAAACATGTTGAGAACAGATATTGA